The Pseudomonas parafulva genome includes a window with the following:
- the csrA gene encoding carbon storage regulator CsrA: MLILTRRCAESLVIGDGEITVTVLGVKGNQVRIGVSAPKEVAVHREEIYLRIKNEKDEEPSL, encoded by the coding sequence ATGTTGATTCTGACTCGTCGCTGTGCGGAGAGCCTGGTCATTGGCGATGGCGAGATCACCGTGACGGTGCTCGGCGTCAAAGGCAACCAGGTACGTATCGGCGTCAGCGCGCCAAAAGAAGTGGCTGTTCACCGCGAGGAAATCTACCTGCGGATCAAGAACGAGAAGGACGAGGAGCCAAGCCTTTAA
- a CDS encoding aspartate kinase, translated as MALIVQKFGGTSVGSIERIEQVADKVKKHREAGDDLVVVLSAMSGETNRLIDLAKQISEHPVPRELDVIVSTGEQVTIALLAMALTKRGVPAVSYTGNQVRILTDSAHNKARILQIDDQKIRADLKAGRVVVVAGFQGVDEHGNITTLGRGGSDTTGVALAAALKAQECQIYTDVDGVYTTDPRVVPLARRLEKITFEEMLEMASLGSKVLQIRSVEFAGKYNVPLRVLHSFKEGPGTLITIDEEESMEQPIISGIAFNRDEAKLTIRGVPDNPGVAFKILGPISASNIEVDMIVQNVAHDNTTDFTFTVQHNEYEKAQSVLQNTAREIGAREVIGDTKIAKVSIVGVGMRSHAGVASRMFEALAKESINIQMISTSEIKVSVVIEEKYLELAVRALHTAFELDAPARQSE; from the coding sequence ATGGCGTTGATCGTACAGAAATTTGGCGGCACCTCTGTCGGTTCCATCGAGCGGATCGAGCAGGTAGCCGACAAGGTCAAGAAGCACCGTGAAGCAGGCGACGACCTGGTGGTCGTGCTCTCTGCCATGAGCGGCGAAACCAACAGACTGATCGACCTGGCCAAGCAGATCAGCGAGCATCCGGTTCCGCGCGAGCTGGATGTGATCGTGTCCACGGGCGAGCAAGTCACCATTGCGCTGCTGGCCATGGCATTGACCAAGCGCGGTGTGCCTGCCGTGTCGTACACCGGCAACCAGGTACGCATCCTTACCGACAGTGCCCATAACAAGGCGCGCATCCTGCAGATCGACGACCAGAAAATCCGCGCTGATCTCAAGGCCGGGCGTGTGGTCGTGGTGGCGGGCTTCCAGGGTGTGGATGAGCACGGCAACATCACCACACTCGGCCGGGGTGGTTCCGACACTACAGGTGTCGCCCTGGCCGCTGCGCTCAAGGCGCAGGAATGCCAGATCTACACCGATGTCGATGGCGTCTATACCACCGACCCTCGCGTCGTGCCGCTGGCACGACGCCTGGAGAAGATCACCTTCGAAGAGATGCTGGAAATGGCCAGCCTCGGCTCCAAGGTGCTGCAGATTCGCTCGGTGGAATTCGCCGGCAAGTACAACGTCCCGCTGCGCGTGCTGCACAGCTTCAAGGAGGGTCCGGGTACCCTCATTACCATCGATGAAGAGGAATCCATGGAACAGCCGATCATTTCCGGTATCGCCTTCAACCGTGATGAAGCCAAGCTGACCATTCGCGGCGTACCGGACAACCCAGGCGTGGCGTTCAAGATTCTCGGCCCGATCAGTGCATCGAACATCGAAGTGGACATGATCGTGCAGAACGTCGCCCACGATAACACCACCGATTTCACCTTCACCGTACAGCACAATGAGTACGAGAAGGCTCAGAGCGTGCTGCAGAACACCGCGCGCGAGATCGGTGCCCGTGAAGTGATCGGTGATACCAAGATCGCCAAGGTTTCCATCGTCGGCGTCGGCATGCGTTCGCACGCAGGCGTTGCAAGCCGCATGTTCGAAGCGCTGGCCAAGGAGAGCATCAACATCCAGATGATCTCCACCTCCGAGATCAAGGTGTCGGTGGTGATCGAGGAGAAATACCTGGAACTGGCGGTGCGCGCCCTGCACACCGCCTTCGAGCTTGACGCCCCGGCTCGACAGAGCGAGTAA
- the alaS gene encoding alanine--tRNA ligase gives MKSAEIREAFLRFFEEQGHTRVASSSLIPNNDPTLLFTNAGMNQFKDCFLGAEKRAYTRAVSSQKCVRAGGKHNDLENVGYTARHHTFFEMLGNFSFGDYFKRDAITFAWTFLTSEKWLNLPKDKLWVTVYATDDEAYDIWTKEVGVPAERMVRIGDNKGAPYASDNFWTMGDTGPCGPCTEIFYDHGADIWGGPPGSPEEDGDRYIEIWNNVFMQFNRTADGVLHPLPAPSVDTGMGLERISAVLQHVHSNYEIDLFQNLLSAAATAIGCSNEGQASLKVVADHIRSCGFLIADGVLPSNEGRGYVLRRIIRRACRHGNKLGAKGSFFYQIVAALVAEMGEAYPELGSQQAHIERVLKAEEEQFAKTLEQGLRILEQDLAQLQGDVVPGDVVFKLYDTYGFPMDLTADIARERELTIDEAGFEREMEAQRERARSASAFGMDYNSLVKVDSATEFLGYEATEASARIIALYHDGQSVDQLGEGQEGVIVLDRTPFYAESGGQVGDSGYIQAGSARFDVRDTTKTGGAFLHHGVVATGALIVGSPVQTKVDADVQHATALNHSATHLLHEALRQVLGEHVQQKGSLVDSQRLRFDFSHFEAVKPEQIKALEDIVNREVRRNTPVQTELTDIETAKAKGAMALFGEKYGDTVRVLTMGGDFSVELCGGIHAKRTGDISVFKIISEGGVASGVRRIEAVTGAAALAYLNAAEEQVKEAAQLVKGNRDNLIDKLSAVLERNRQLEKQLEQLQAKAASAAGDDLSNAAVAVKGAKVLAARVDGQDGKALLALVDQLKNKLGHAVILLGSEHEGKVVLVAGVTKDLSSQLKAGDLMKQAAAAVGGKGGGRPDMAQGGGVDVAALDQALALAVPFAEQGL, from the coding sequence ATGAAAAGCGCAGAAATCCGTGAAGCCTTCCTTCGCTTCTTCGAAGAACAGGGGCATACCCGAGTCGCGTCCAGTTCGCTGATTCCGAATAACGACCCGACCCTGTTGTTCACCAATGCCGGCATGAACCAGTTCAAGGACTGTTTCCTCGGAGCGGAGAAGCGCGCCTATACCCGTGCTGTCAGCAGCCAGAAGTGCGTGCGCGCCGGTGGCAAGCACAACGACCTGGAAAACGTCGGTTACACCGCACGTCACCATACCTTCTTCGAAATGCTGGGCAACTTCAGCTTCGGTGATTATTTCAAGCGCGACGCCATCACCTTCGCCTGGACTTTCCTCACGTCGGAGAAGTGGCTGAACCTGCCCAAGGACAAGCTCTGGGTCACGGTCTATGCCACCGACGACGAAGCCTACGATATCTGGACTAAGGAAGTAGGGGTGCCCGCCGAGCGCATGGTGCGCATCGGTGATAACAAGGGCGCGCCCTATGCGTCGGACAACTTCTGGACCATGGGCGACACCGGTCCATGCGGGCCGTGCACCGAAATCTTCTATGACCACGGTGCAGATATCTGGGGCGGCCCGCCCGGCTCGCCCGAAGAAGACGGCGACCGTTACATCGAGATCTGGAACAACGTGTTCATGCAGTTCAACCGTACAGCCGACGGCGTGCTGCACCCATTGCCGGCGCCGTCGGTCGATACTGGCATGGGCCTGGAGCGCATCAGCGCCGTGCTTCAGCACGTGCATTCGAACTACGAGATCGACCTGTTCCAGAACCTGCTGTCAGCGGCGGCCACGGCCATCGGTTGCAGCAACGAGGGGCAGGCCTCACTGAAAGTGGTAGCCGACCACATCCGTTCCTGCGGTTTCCTGATTGCCGACGGCGTGCTGCCTTCGAACGAAGGCCGTGGCTATGTGCTGCGCCGCATCATTCGTCGTGCTTGCCGTCACGGCAACAAGCTGGGCGCCAAGGGCAGCTTCTTCTACCAGATCGTCGCCGCGCTGGTTGCCGAAATGGGTGAAGCGTATCCGGAGCTGGGCAGCCAGCAGGCGCATATCGAGCGTGTGCTTAAAGCCGAAGAAGAACAGTTCGCCAAGACCCTTGAGCAGGGCCTGCGCATTCTCGAGCAGGACCTGGCCCAGTTGCAGGGCGACGTGGTGCCGGGCGATGTGGTGTTCAAGCTTTACGACACCTACGGCTTCCCGATGGACCTGACTGCCGATATCGCCCGTGAGCGCGAGCTCACCATCGACGAGGCCGGTTTCGAACGTGAAATGGAGGCCCAGCGCGAGCGTGCACGCTCTGCCAGCGCGTTTGGCATGGACTACAACAGCCTGGTCAAGGTCGACAGTGCGACCGAGTTCCTGGGCTACGAGGCCACCGAGGCCTCGGCCAGGATCATTGCGCTGTATCACGATGGCCAGTCGGTTGACCAACTGGGCGAGGGCCAGGAAGGCGTGATCGTGCTGGATCGCACGCCTTTCTACGCCGAGTCCGGTGGCCAGGTGGGCGACTCCGGTTACATCCAGGCAGGCTCGGCGCGCTTCGATGTGCGCGACACCACCAAGACCGGTGGCGCCTTCTTGCATCACGGCGTGGTCGCCACCGGTGCGCTGATCGTAGGTTCTCCGGTGCAAACCAAGGTCGATGCGGATGTGCAGCACGCCACCGCCCTGAACCACTCGGCTACCCACCTATTGCATGAAGCCTTGCGCCAGGTGCTGGGCGAGCATGTGCAGCAGAAAGGCTCGCTGGTGGACAGCCAGCGCCTGCGCTTTGACTTCAGCCACTTCGAAGCGGTGAAGCCTGAGCAGATCAAGGCGCTGGAAGACATCGTCAACCGCGAAGTACGCCGCAACACGCCTGTGCAAACCGAGCTGACCGACATCGAGACGGCCAAAGCCAAGGGTGCCATGGCCCTGTTCGGCGAGAAGTACGGCGATACGGTGCGCGTGCTGACCATGGGCGGCGACTTTTCGGTAGAGCTGTGCGGTGGCATTCATGCCAAGCGCACAGGCGACATCAGCGTCTTCAAGATCATCAGCGAAGGCGGCGTGGCGTCGGGCGTGCGTCGTATCGAGGCCGTGACCGGTGCCGCTGCGCTGGCTTACCTGAACGCTGCCGAGGAGCAGGTCAAGGAAGCGGCGCAACTGGTGAAGGGTAACCGTGACAACCTGATCGACAAGCTGTCGGCTGTGCTCGAGCGCAACCGCCAGCTGGAGAAGCAGCTCGAGCAGCTGCAGGCCAAGGCTGCCAGCGCCGCCGGGGATGATCTCTCCAACGCGGCTGTGGCAGTCAAGGGTGCCAAGGTGCTTGCCGCCCGTGTAGACGGGCAGGATGGCAAGGCCTTGCTCGCCCTGGTCGATCAGCTTAAGAACAAGCTCGGCCATGCAGTGATCCTGCTGGGCAGCGAGCATGAGGGCAAGGTCGTGCTGGTGGCCGGCGTGACCAAAGACCTCTCCAGCCAACTCAAGGCTGGCGATCTGATGAAGCAAGCCGCTGCGGCAGTGGGTGGCAAGGGCGGCGGGCGTCCGGACATGGCACAGGGTGGCGGCGTCGACGTCGCGGCCCTGGACCAGGCCCTGGCGCTGGCCGTGCCGTTCGCAGAGCAGGGACTTTGA
- a CDS encoding M91 family zinc metallopeptidase, with amino-acid sequence MPQANLVVYTPAGLVEQHVLPYQDQAFIIAREDQIVRVQALRPRVTLSVEAHASGVMLRSSGLRYELALMGDDILHVRTGSGDDRVHVAIAVANQVVLETGDGNDIIKVEGVATADSTAVGRVMIDAGPGNDLIETTRLQQVEIDAGAGNDTVHSGATHAFIYAGEGEDIVKVVEGRAVIEALDGHNRLTTGMLDDRLYGDARAITPEGGFTAPVLYDLAQTTLSADYLKTFLVQGEAHYIEKVNRQLNLLRASPTASVLLHDLVTNGARVIISSIEALDNADADYDPGQGDPTIRNGKRGARALNCRIGYNPLAQRPDTPSVVMLYHELCHVWNFVTGSVTDEPERQAVGLEAGLQGFDYDDDPVTPPDTSNPFPFNENALRLELGLPARQTYP; translated from the coding sequence ATGCCTCAAGCCAATCTTGTCGTATATACCCCCGCCGGCCTGGTGGAGCAGCATGTGCTGCCCTATCAGGACCAGGCGTTCATCATCGCGCGCGAAGATCAAATCGTGCGGGTGCAGGCGCTGCGACCCCGTGTCACGCTGTCTGTCGAAGCGCATGCCAGCGGCGTGATGCTGCGCAGCAGCGGCTTGCGCTACGAACTGGCGCTGATGGGCGACGACATCCTTCACGTTCGCACAGGCTCAGGGGATGACCGTGTACACGTGGCCATCGCGGTCGCCAACCAGGTGGTGCTGGAAACCGGTGATGGCAACGACATCATTAAAGTGGAAGGTGTGGCCACTGCTGACAGCACCGCCGTCGGGCGAGTGATGATCGATGCAGGCCCAGGCAACGACCTAATCGAAACCACGCGCCTGCAGCAAGTCGAGATTGATGCCGGTGCCGGCAACGACACCGTGCACAGCGGCGCAACCCATGCCTTCATTTACGCAGGCGAAGGCGAGGATATCGTCAAGGTTGTCGAAGGCAGGGCCGTGATCGAGGCACTCGACGGCCATAACCGCCTCACTACCGGCATGCTTGACGACCGCTTGTACGGTGACGCTCGCGCTATCACACCAGAAGGCGGCTTCACAGCGCCTGTGCTTTATGACCTTGCCCAGACAACTCTGTCCGCCGACTACCTCAAGACGTTTCTGGTGCAGGGCGAGGCGCACTACATCGAGAAGGTGAACCGTCAACTCAACCTGCTCCGGGCCAGCCCCACCGCCTCGGTATTGCTCCATGACCTGGTGACCAACGGTGCGCGGGTGATCATCTCGAGCATAGAGGCACTGGACAACGCCGATGCTGACTATGACCCTGGCCAGGGTGACCCAACGATTCGCAACGGCAAGCGCGGTGCACGCGCACTCAATTGCCGCATCGGTTACAACCCGCTGGCTCAGCGCCCTGACACGCCTTCAGTGGTCATGCTCTATCACGAACTCTGCCATGTCTGGAATTTCGTCACCGGCAGCGTCACGGACGAGCCGGAACGGCAGGCCGTTGGTTTGGAGGCGGGGCTACAAGGCTTCGACTACGACGACGATCCGGTCACCCCGCCAGACACCAGCAACCCCTTCCCCTTCAATGAGAATGCACTGCGCTTGGAGCTTGGCCTGCCAGCCCGGCAGACCTATCCGTAG
- the astE gene encoding succinylglutamate desuccinylase — MLALGKLLELTLTGHEPAEKTQVTPRGVRLRWLGQGALEVSPSAADDCGLDLLLSAGIHGNETAPIELLERLLHGVARGDIVPRARVLLLFGNPAAIVNGERFVEQDINRLFNGRHEQSSGPEALRAAELEQFARVFFSKPGRSRLHYDLHTAIRGSRIEQFALYPFKQGRTHSRRELARLAAAGMEAVLLQCKPSITFSAFTYEQLDAESFTLELGKARPFGQNDAVNLDKLEARLVHILQATEPDDGGSLEGLQLFRVAREVIKHSDGFRLHLPADIKNFSPLDKGYLLADDLAGVRWVIEEEGARIIFPNPKVRNGLRAGIIVVPDDGENLA; from the coding sequence ATGCTCGCCCTTGGCAAATTGCTTGAGCTGACCCTCACCGGCCATGAACCGGCCGAGAAGACCCAAGTGACGCCCAGGGGCGTGCGCCTTCGCTGGCTGGGGCAGGGAGCTCTGGAAGTGAGCCCCAGCGCCGCTGACGACTGCGGCCTGGACCTGTTGCTGTCTGCAGGTATTCACGGCAACGAGACCGCCCCGATCGAGTTGCTCGAACGTCTGCTGCATGGTGTTGCACGTGGAGACATCGTGCCTCGGGCGCGGGTGCTGTTGCTGTTCGGCAACCCGGCGGCCATCGTCAATGGTGAGCGGTTCGTCGAACAGGACATCAACCGCCTGTTCAATGGTCGCCACGAGCAATCAAGCGGGCCGGAGGCGTTGCGCGCTGCCGAGCTCGAACAATTCGCGCGGGTCTTTTTCAGCAAGCCTGGGCGTAGTCGCTTGCACTACGACCTGCACACGGCCATTCGAGGCTCCAGGATCGAGCAGTTCGCGCTGTATCCCTTCAAGCAAGGGCGCACACATTCCCGGCGTGAACTGGCCCGCCTGGCTGCGGCGGGCATGGAGGCGGTGCTCTTGCAGTGCAAGCCTTCGATCACGTTCAGTGCCTTTACCTACGAGCAGCTCGATGCCGAGTCCTTTACCCTTGAGCTGGGCAAGGCCCGCCCTTTTGGCCAGAACGACGCGGTGAATCTGGACAAGCTCGAAGCACGGCTAGTGCACATCCTTCAGGCCACCGAACCCGATGACGGCGGGTCGTTGGAGGGGTTGCAGTTGTTTCGCGTGGCGCGTGAGGTCATCAAGCACAGCGACGGTTTCCGCTTGCACCTGCCAGCCGACATCAAGAATTTCTCTCCGCTGGACAAAGGCTACCTGCTGGCCGATGACCTGGCTGGCGTGCGCTGGGTAATCGAAGAAGAGGGCGCACGGATCATCTTCCCCAACCCCAAGGTGCGTAATGGCCTTAGGGCGGGGATCATCGTGGTGCCTGATGACGGTGAAAATCTGGCCTGA
- the astB gene encoding N-succinylarginine dihydrolase, giving the protein MKAYEVNFDGLVGPTHNYGGLSYGNVASQSNSHQGSNPREAARQGLAKMKALADLGFKQGVLAPQERPDVAALRQLGFAGTDAQVIQRAAREAMPLLVASCSASSMWVANAATVSPSADTADGRVHFTAANLNCKYHRSIEHPTTSRVLAAMFGDEAHFSHHPALPSVAQFGDEGAANHTRFCRDYGQAGVEFFVYGRSAFDSRYPAPQKYPARQTLEASQAVVRLHGLSADAVVYAQQNPAVIDQGVFHNDVIAVGNGEVLFYHEDAFLDTEAVLTELRAKLAAKGGELQAICVPRATVSVEDAVRSYLFNSQLLSRNDGSMLLVVPEECRNNERVWTYLQQLTSLGTAVREVQVFDLKQSMQNGGGPACLRLRVALNETELAAVNQGVIMSAPLYETLLQWVDRHYRDRLVDADLADPLLLQECRTALDELTQILKLGSVYPFQRQP; this is encoded by the coding sequence ATGAAAGCATACGAAGTGAATTTTGACGGCCTGGTAGGGCCTACCCACAACTACGGTGGCTTGTCCTACGGCAACGTGGCCTCCCAGAGCAACAGCCACCAAGGGTCCAACCCGCGCGAAGCGGCGCGCCAGGGGCTGGCGAAGATGAAGGCGTTGGCCGACCTCGGCTTCAAGCAGGGGGTACTGGCGCCCCAGGAGCGCCCCGATGTGGCCGCGCTGCGCCAGCTTGGCTTCGCCGGCACCGATGCCCAGGTGATCCAGCGCGCCGCACGGGAGGCCATGCCGCTGCTGGTTGCCAGTTGCTCGGCGTCGAGCATGTGGGTGGCCAACGCCGCGACGGTCAGCCCCAGCGCCGATACGGCCGATGGGCGGGTGCACTTCACTGCTGCCAACCTCAACTGCAAATACCACCGCAGTATCGAGCACCCCACTACCAGTCGCGTGCTGGCAGCCATGTTCGGGGACGAGGCCCATTTCAGTCACCATCCCGCCTTACCGAGCGTCGCCCAATTCGGCGATGAGGGCGCCGCGAACCATACGCGGTTCTGCCGCGATTATGGGCAGGCTGGGGTCGAATTCTTCGTCTATGGCCGCAGTGCCTTCGACAGCCGCTACCCGGCACCTCAGAAATACCCGGCCCGGCAAACCCTCGAAGCGTCCCAGGCCGTGGTCCGCCTGCACGGGCTCAGCGCCGACGCGGTGGTCTATGCTCAGCAAAATCCCGCGGTGATCGACCAGGGTGTGTTTCACAACGATGTGATCGCGGTCGGTAATGGGGAGGTGCTGTTCTACCATGAGGATGCGTTTCTCGACACCGAGGCCGTGCTCACCGAGCTTCGTGCCAAGCTGGCGGCCAAGGGCGGTGAGTTGCAGGCCATTTGCGTGCCGCGTGCCACCGTTTCGGTAGAGGATGCCGTGCGCTCCTACCTGTTCAACAGCCAGCTGCTCAGCCGCAACGATGGGTCGATGCTGCTGGTGGTGCCGGAGGAGTGCCGCAACAACGAGCGGGTCTGGACGTATCTGCAGCAGCTTACCAGCCTGGGCACAGCGGTGCGGGAGGTGCAGGTGTTCGACCTCAAGCAGAGCATGCAAAACGGTGGCGGGCCGGCTTGCCTGCGCCTGCGTGTGGCCCTGAACGAAACGGAACTGGCGGCGGTGAACCAAGGCGTTATCATGAGCGCCCCGTTGTACGAGACACTGCTGCAGTGGGTCGATCGGCACTACCGTGACCGTCTGGTCGACGCTGACCTGGCCGATCCTCTGTTGCTGCAGGAGTGCCGTACGGCACTGGACGAATTGACCCAGATACTCAAGTTGGGCTCGGTATACCCGTTCCAACGCCAACCTTGA
- the astD gene encoding succinylglutamate-semialdehyde dehydrogenase: MTTHYIGGNWVAGRGEPLASLNPVSQATVWQGQGADAGQVQAAVQAARQAFPAWAHMSLQARIEVLEQFAAQLKQHADALAYCIGEETGKPLWESATEVTSMINKVAISAQSYRERTGEKSGPLADATAVLRHKPHGVVAVFGPYNFPGHLPNGHIVPALLAGNCVVFKPSELTPKVAELTVNCWIAAGLPAGVLNLVQGGRETGVALAADPGIDGLFFTGSSSTGHLLHQQFAGRPDKILALEMGGNNALVVDEVQDLDAAVYTIVQSAFISAGQRCTCARRLLVPQGPWGDQLLERLVQVSCTLAVGAFDQQPAPFMGSVISLQAAQALLTAQAELIAKGGVSLLEMTQPQHDAALLTPGIVDVTGVTLRKDEEFFGPLLQVLRYPDFEAAIAEANNTRYGLAAGLLSDSQARYEHFWLHSRAGIVNWNRQLTGAASSAPFGGVGASGNHRASAYYAADYCAYPVASLEATSLTLPATLAPGVIL; this comes from the coding sequence ATGACCACGCATTACATCGGCGGTAACTGGGTAGCCGGGCGCGGCGAGCCCCTGGCATCGCTCAACCCGGTGAGCCAGGCGACCGTCTGGCAAGGGCAGGGGGCTGATGCAGGCCAGGTACAGGCTGCCGTACAGGCTGCGCGCCAGGCTTTTCCTGCCTGGGCGCACATGAGCCTGCAGGCGCGCATCGAGGTGCTGGAACAGTTTGCGGCGCAGCTAAAACAGCATGCCGACGCGCTGGCCTATTGCATTGGCGAGGAAACCGGCAAGCCCTTGTGGGAATCGGCTACCGAAGTCACCAGCATGATCAACAAGGTGGCAATCTCGGCGCAGAGCTACCGTGAGCGCACCGGCGAGAAGAGCGGCCCTCTGGCTGACGCCACTGCGGTGCTGCGCCACAAGCCCCACGGCGTGGTGGCGGTATTCGGGCCTTACAACTTTCCCGGTCATTTGCCGAACGGGCATATCGTCCCGGCGCTGCTGGCTGGAAACTGCGTGGTGTTCAAACCCAGTGAGCTGACGCCCAAGGTGGCCGAGCTGACCGTCAATTGCTGGATTGCCGCGGGCCTGCCCGCCGGGGTGTTGAACCTGGTGCAAGGTGGCCGTGAAACGGGCGTGGCCTTGGCCGCCGACCCCGGTATCGATGGGTTGTTCTTCACTGGCTCCAGTAGTACCGGCCACCTTCTGCACCAGCAGTTCGCCGGCCGCCCCGACAAGATTCTGGCCTTGGAGATGGGCGGGAACAACGCGCTGGTAGTGGACGAAGTCCAGGACCTTGACGCTGCGGTCTATACCATCGTTCAGTCGGCCTTCATTTCGGCGGGCCAGCGCTGCACCTGCGCACGCCGTCTGCTGGTGCCGCAGGGCCCATGGGGCGATCAGTTGCTGGAACGGCTGGTCCAGGTGAGCTGTACCCTGGCCGTAGGTGCTTTCGATCAGCAACCGGCCCCGTTCATGGGGTCGGTGATTTCCCTGCAGGCGGCGCAGGCGCTGCTGACCGCCCAGGCTGAGCTGATTGCAAAGGGCGGCGTCAGCCTGCTGGAGATGACGCAGCCGCAGCATGATGCCGCCTTGCTGACCCCGGGTATCGTCGATGTCACGGGCGTGACGCTGCGCAAGGATGAGGAGTTTTTCGGGCCGCTGCTGCAGGTGCTGCGCTACCCCGATTTCGAGGCGGCCATCGCCGAAGCCAACAACACCCGTTATGGCCTGGCTGCCGGGTTGCTCAGCGATTCCCAGGCCCGCTATGAGCATTTCTGGCTACACAGCCGCGCAGGCATCGTCAACTGGAACCGCCAGCTCACCGGTGCAGCCAGCAGCGCGCCGTTCGGTGGGGTGGGCGCCAGTGGCAATCACCGGGCAAGCGCCTACTACGCAGCCGACTACTGCGCCTACCCCGTCGCGTCGCTGGAGGCCACCAGCCTGACCTTGCCGGCCACCCTGGCGCCGGGCGTCATACTATAA
- the astA gene encoding arginine N-succinyltransferase, with protein sequence MIVRPVRSSDLPALIELARSTGTTGLTTLPANEERLEHRVGWAEKSFRGEAERGDTDYLFVLENDEGLVVGISAIAGAVGLREPWYNYRVGLTVSASQELKIYREIPTLFLANDLTGNSELCSLFLRHDYRSGLNGRLLSRARMLFIAEFPELFGQKIMAEMRGMSDAQGRSPFWESLGRHFFKMEFSQADYLTGVGNKSFIAELMPRFPLYTCFLSEAARSVIGRVHADTEPALAMLKQEGFTYQGYVDIFDAGPAIECDTARIRAVRDSQTLVLAIGTPGEDATPFIIHNRKRDDCRITAAPARLAAGTLVVDPLTAKRLRMGAGDNVRAVPLSAAREGQ encoded by the coding sequence ATGATCGTTCGTCCTGTACGCAGCAGCGACCTGCCTGCGTTGATCGAATTGGCACGCAGCACCGGCACCACGGGGCTGACCACGCTGCCTGCCAACGAGGAACGCCTGGAGCATCGCGTCGGCTGGGCGGAAAAGAGCTTTCGCGGTGAAGCCGAGCGCGGTGATACCGACTACCTCTTCGTGCTGGAAAACGACGAAGGGCTGGTCGTGGGCATCAGTGCCATCGCTGGCGCCGTAGGCCTGCGCGAGCCCTGGTACAACTACCGCGTCGGGCTTACCGTCAGTGCGTCCCAGGAATTGAAGATCTACCGCGAGATCCCCACGCTGTTCCTGGCCAACGACCTGACCGGCAATTCCGAGTTGTGCTCGCTGTTCCTGCGCCATGACTACCGCTCAGGGCTCAATGGTCGGCTGCTGTCCCGGGCGCGCATGCTGTTCATCGCCGAGTTTCCCGAGCTGTTCGGCCAGAAGATCATGGCGGAGATGCGTGGCATGTCCGATGCCCAAGGGCGCTCGCCGTTCTGGGAGAGCCTGGGCCGCCATTTCTTCAAGATGGAATTCAGCCAGGCCGACTACTTGACGGGGGTGGGCAACAAGTCGTTCATCGCCGAGCTGATGCCCAGGTTCCCGCTTTACACCTGCTTCCTGTCCGAAGCGGCGCGCAGCGTGATCGGCCGGGTGCATGCCGACACCGAGCCGGCATTGGCCATGCTCAAACAGGAAGGCTTCACTTATCAGGGGTACGTGGACATCTTCGACGCCGGGCCTGCCATCGAATGCGATACGGCCCGCATCCGCGCGGTACGCGACAGCCAGACATTGGTACTGGCCATCGGTACGCCTGGTGAGGATGCCACGCCATTCATCATCCACAACCGTAAGCGCGACGACTGCCGCATCACGGCCGCCCCGGCTCGGCTGGCGGCGGGTACGTTGGTGGTCGACCCGCTGACGGCCAAGCGCCTGCGCATGGGTGCAGGCGACAACGTGCGGGCCGTGCCCCTGTCGGCCGCCCGGGAGGGCCAGTAA